In Daphnia magna isolate NIES linkage group LG7, ASM2063170v1.1, whole genome shotgun sequence, a single genomic region encodes these proteins:
- the LOC116927457 gene encoding neuronal acetylcholine receptor subunit alpha-10 isoform X1, protein MLRSHKMTQRIWIAFVTVLAIPGNRGDDGEYTRPIVSHEYRLIQHLMANYDRSVRPSRNAAEPLNITFGLALTQIIDVDERNQILTTNCWMNQMWTDYSLVWNVSEFGGIRVVRIPADKVWKSDIILYNNADSEYNSALLSTNVIVTHDGNLTWLSSAIFKSSCGINVEYFPFDEQKCSMKFSSWTYDGLQVNLLNQAEEGDLSNYVPNGEWDLIDLVVERNVVFYSCCEEPYPDITFHIVLRRRPLFYVFNLILPCVLITGIALMSFYMPSDSGEKVTLGITTLLSMTVFLMVIGESMPPTSEKLPLIGLYYGVTISLVSFATGLSVVTLNIHHRGMRGRGVPPMVKKIVFGVLAKLLFIQLDIAEGCSCSTKAKEFQQNNQFEMNERFNVDIGDSLKNESNGSLPHRLVVVFVAAAWFHVRQSSFGANSGLINNATSNIGPTDSFERQFLRVLNKVYQHIERSEARLADQDRKDAIKLEWQQVALVIDRFLLWIFIIATVAATFGILYMSPHSRLFSM, encoded by the exons ATGCTTAGATCTCACAAAATGACGCAAAGGATCTGGATAGCTTTCGTGACGGTCCTCGCTATTCCAG GTAACCGTGGGGATGACGGCGAATACACTCGGCCTATCGTGTCTCACGAATATCGTTTg ATCCAGCACTTAATGGCGAATTACGACCGTTCGGTGCGACCTTCCCGGAACGCCGCTGAGCCATTAAACATAACGTTTGGATTGGCTCTGACTCAAATCATTGACGTG GATGAGCGGAATCAAATTCTGACGACCAATTGCTGGATGAACCAG ATGTGGACCGATTACAGTCTCGTTTGGAACGTCTCCGAATTTGGTGGGATACGAGTCGTACGCATTCCGGCAGACAAAGTGTGGAAGTCGGACATCATTCTGTATAACAA CGCCGATTCTGAATACAACTCGGCTTTATTGTCAACAAACGTAATCGTTACTCACGACGGCAATCTCACGTGGCTCTCTTCAGCCATTTTCAAATCGTCTTGTG GTATCAACGTTGAATACTTCCCATTCGATGAACAGAAATGTTCCATGAAGTTTTCTAGCTGGACATATGATGGCTTACAG GTGAATCTGTTGAACCAAGCTGAAGAGGGCGATCTGTCCAACTACGTACCCAATG GTGAGTGGGATCTCATTGATTTAGTGGTGGAGAGAAACGTGGTGTTCTATTCGTGTTGCGAAGAACCCTATCCGGATATCACGTTTCACATTGTTCTACGTCGCAGGCCTCTCTTCTACG TATTCAATTTGATCCTGCCGTGTGTGTTGATAACGGGCATCGCTCTAATGTCATTCTACATGCCCTCCGATTCTGGCGAGAAGGTGACGCTCGGCATCACAACACTTCTCTCCATGACAGTCTTTCTTATG GTTATCGGTGAGAGTATGCCACCGACGTCGGAAAAACTTCCTCTTATAG GGTTATATTACGGCGTAACCATTAGCCTCGTTTCGTTCGCCACTGGCCTGTCCGTGGTAACGCTCAATATTCACCACAG AGGGATGCGTGGTAGGGGAGTGCCTCCAATGGtgaaaaaaatcgttttcgGTGTTTTGGCTAAATTGCTTTTTATTCAGCTAGACATCGCAGAAGGATGCTCGTGTAGCACCAAAGCCAAG GAGTTCCAGCAGAACAATCAGTTCGAAATGAATGAACGTTTCAATGTCGATATCGGAGACAGTCTGAAGAACGAGAGCAACGGAAGCCTGCCACATCG actggttgttgtttttgttgctgcCGCTTGGTTTCATGTCCGGCAATCAAGCTTTGGCGCCAATTCCGGCCTGATAAACAATGCGACATCCAACATTGGGCCAACCGACAGTTTCGAAAGACAATTCTTGCGAGTGCTCAACAAAGTTTACCAACACATCGAACGCAGTGAGGCTAGGCTGGCTGACCAAGATCGTAAGGATGCCATTAAGCTTGAGTGGCAGCAAGTAGCCCTAGTCATTGATAG ATTCCTGCTTTGGATATTCATAATTGCGACGGTGGCGGCTACGTTCGGCATTCTCTACATGTCGCCTCACTCGAGACTCTTTAGTATGTAA
- the LOC116927457 gene encoding neuronal acetylcholine receptor subunit alpha-10 isoform X2, whose product MLRSHKMTQRIWIAFVTVLAIPGNRGDDGEYTRPIVSHEYRLIQHLMANYDRSVRPSRNAAEPLNITFGLALTQIIDVDERNQILTTNCWMNQMWTDYSLVWNVSEFGGIRVVRIPADKVWKSDIILYNNADSEYNSALLSTNVIVTHDGNLTWLSSAIFKSSCGINVEYFPFDEQKCSMKFSSWTYDGLQVNLLNQAEEGDLSNYVPNGEWDLIDLVVERNVVFYSCCEEPYPDITFHIVLRRRPLFYVFNLILPCVLITGIALMSFYMPSDSGEKVTLGITTLLSMTVFLMVIGESMPPTSEKLPLIGLYYGVTISLVSFATGLSVVTLNIHHRGMRGRGVPPMVKKIVFGVLAKLLFIQLDIAEGCSCSTKAKEFQQNNQFEMNERFNVDIGDSLKNESNGSLPHRFGANSGLINNATSNIGPTDSFERQFLRVLNKVYQHIERSEARLADQDRKDAIKLEWQQVALVIDRFLLWIFIIATVAATFGILYMSPHSRLFSM is encoded by the exons ATGCTTAGATCTCACAAAATGACGCAAAGGATCTGGATAGCTTTCGTGACGGTCCTCGCTATTCCAG GTAACCGTGGGGATGACGGCGAATACACTCGGCCTATCGTGTCTCACGAATATCGTTTg ATCCAGCACTTAATGGCGAATTACGACCGTTCGGTGCGACCTTCCCGGAACGCCGCTGAGCCATTAAACATAACGTTTGGATTGGCTCTGACTCAAATCATTGACGTG GATGAGCGGAATCAAATTCTGACGACCAATTGCTGGATGAACCAG ATGTGGACCGATTACAGTCTCGTTTGGAACGTCTCCGAATTTGGTGGGATACGAGTCGTACGCATTCCGGCAGACAAAGTGTGGAAGTCGGACATCATTCTGTATAACAA CGCCGATTCTGAATACAACTCGGCTTTATTGTCAACAAACGTAATCGTTACTCACGACGGCAATCTCACGTGGCTCTCTTCAGCCATTTTCAAATCGTCTTGTG GTATCAACGTTGAATACTTCCCATTCGATGAACAGAAATGTTCCATGAAGTTTTCTAGCTGGACATATGATGGCTTACAG GTGAATCTGTTGAACCAAGCTGAAGAGGGCGATCTGTCCAACTACGTACCCAATG GTGAGTGGGATCTCATTGATTTAGTGGTGGAGAGAAACGTGGTGTTCTATTCGTGTTGCGAAGAACCCTATCCGGATATCACGTTTCACATTGTTCTACGTCGCAGGCCTCTCTTCTACG TATTCAATTTGATCCTGCCGTGTGTGTTGATAACGGGCATCGCTCTAATGTCATTCTACATGCCCTCCGATTCTGGCGAGAAGGTGACGCTCGGCATCACAACACTTCTCTCCATGACAGTCTTTCTTATG GTTATCGGTGAGAGTATGCCACCGACGTCGGAAAAACTTCCTCTTATAG GGTTATATTACGGCGTAACCATTAGCCTCGTTTCGTTCGCCACTGGCCTGTCCGTGGTAACGCTCAATATTCACCACAG AGGGATGCGTGGTAGGGGAGTGCCTCCAATGGtgaaaaaaatcgttttcgGTGTTTTGGCTAAATTGCTTTTTATTCAGCTAGACATCGCAGAAGGATGCTCGTGTAGCACCAAAGCCAAG GAGTTCCAGCAGAACAATCAGTTCGAAATGAATGAACGTTTCAATGTCGATATCGGAGACAGTCTGAAGAACGAGAGCAACGGAAGCCTGCCACATCG CTTTGGCGCCAATTCCGGCCTGATAAACAATGCGACATCCAACATTGGGCCAACCGACAGTTTCGAAAGACAATTCTTGCGAGTGCTCAACAAAGTTTACCAACACATCGAACGCAGTGAGGCTAGGCTGGCTGACCAAGATCGTAAGGATGCCATTAAGCTTGAGTGGCAGCAAGTAGCCCTAGTCATTGATAG ATTCCTGCTTTGGATATTCATAATTGCGACGGTGGCGGCTACGTTCGGCATTCTCTACATGTCGCCTCACTCGAGACTCTTTAGTATGTAA
- the LOC116927457 gene encoding neuronal acetylcholine receptor subunit alpha-10 isoform X3, whose protein sequence is MANYDRSVRPSRNAAEPLNITFGLALTQIIDVDERNQILTTNCWMNQMWTDYSLVWNVSEFGGIRVVRIPADKVWKSDIILYNNADSEYNSALLSTNVIVTHDGNLTWLSSAIFKSSCGINVEYFPFDEQKCSMKFSSWTYDGLQVNLLNQAEEGDLSNYVPNGEWDLIDLVVERNVVFYSCCEEPYPDITFHIVLRRRPLFYVFNLILPCVLITGIALMSFYMPSDSGEKVTLGITTLLSMTVFLMVIGESMPPTSEKLPLIGLYYGVTISLVSFATGLSVVTLNIHHRGMRGRGVPPMVKKIVFGVLAKLLFIQLDIAEGCSCSTKAKEFQQNNQFEMNERFNVDIGDSLKNESNGSLPHRLVVVFVAAAWFHVRQSSFGANSGLINNATSNIGPTDSFERQFLRVLNKVYQHIERSEARLADQDRKDAIKLEWQQVALVIDRFLLWIFIIATVAATFGILYMSPHSRLFSM, encoded by the exons ATGGCGAATTACGACCGTTCGGTGCGACCTTCCCGGAACGCCGCTGAGCCATTAAACATAACGTTTGGATTGGCTCTGACTCAAATCATTGACGTG GATGAGCGGAATCAAATTCTGACGACCAATTGCTGGATGAACCAG ATGTGGACCGATTACAGTCTCGTTTGGAACGTCTCCGAATTTGGTGGGATACGAGTCGTACGCATTCCGGCAGACAAAGTGTGGAAGTCGGACATCATTCTGTATAACAA CGCCGATTCTGAATACAACTCGGCTTTATTGTCAACAAACGTAATCGTTACTCACGACGGCAATCTCACGTGGCTCTCTTCAGCCATTTTCAAATCGTCTTGTG GTATCAACGTTGAATACTTCCCATTCGATGAACAGAAATGTTCCATGAAGTTTTCTAGCTGGACATATGATGGCTTACAG GTGAATCTGTTGAACCAAGCTGAAGAGGGCGATCTGTCCAACTACGTACCCAATG GTGAGTGGGATCTCATTGATTTAGTGGTGGAGAGAAACGTGGTGTTCTATTCGTGTTGCGAAGAACCCTATCCGGATATCACGTTTCACATTGTTCTACGTCGCAGGCCTCTCTTCTACG TATTCAATTTGATCCTGCCGTGTGTGTTGATAACGGGCATCGCTCTAATGTCATTCTACATGCCCTCCGATTCTGGCGAGAAGGTGACGCTCGGCATCACAACACTTCTCTCCATGACAGTCTTTCTTATG GTTATCGGTGAGAGTATGCCACCGACGTCGGAAAAACTTCCTCTTATAG GGTTATATTACGGCGTAACCATTAGCCTCGTTTCGTTCGCCACTGGCCTGTCCGTGGTAACGCTCAATATTCACCACAG AGGGATGCGTGGTAGGGGAGTGCCTCCAATGGtgaaaaaaatcgttttcgGTGTTTTGGCTAAATTGCTTTTTATTCAGCTAGACATCGCAGAAGGATGCTCGTGTAGCACCAAAGCCAAG GAGTTCCAGCAGAACAATCAGTTCGAAATGAATGAACGTTTCAATGTCGATATCGGAGACAGTCTGAAGAACGAGAGCAACGGAAGCCTGCCACATCG actggttgttgtttttgttgctgcCGCTTGGTTTCATGTCCGGCAATCAAGCTTTGGCGCCAATTCCGGCCTGATAAACAATGCGACATCCAACATTGGGCCAACCGACAGTTTCGAAAGACAATTCTTGCGAGTGCTCAACAAAGTTTACCAACACATCGAACGCAGTGAGGCTAGGCTGGCTGACCAAGATCGTAAGGATGCCATTAAGCTTGAGTGGCAGCAAGTAGCCCTAGTCATTGATAG ATTCCTGCTTTGGATATTCATAATTGCGACGGTGGCGGCTACGTTCGGCATTCTCTACATGTCGCCTCACTCGAGACTCTTTAGTATGTAA
- the LOC116927459 gene encoding TD and POZ domain-containing protein 3: MTFGDCWTACWEKRVTLCACGGCTSELCCEDCGEPRQTFGFEVLIDLTPNNGSTSVKEGKLHVLQHLSNLWKDKTLSDVTFHCGEGKSIKAHTLIVSSASPTLAAMCQNGFEKGTDRIIPIKLTKAHIFENLLRYIYTGEVVAEEDADLEELLIAAKEYAVESLKQECAARLSRYLTVANATRYLITAHKNNSPKLHEAALDFMSKNARAVSSRPDWLDMMKTYPELRYQTTQLMLGL; the protein is encoded by the coding sequence ATGACATTCGGCGACTGTTGGACAGCTTGTTGGGAGAAACGTGTTACATTGTGCGCGTGTGGCGGTTGCACTTCCGAGTTGTGTTGTGAAGATTGCGGTGAACCTAGGCAAACATTTGGCTTTGAAGTTTTGATTGATTTGACCCCTAATAATGGGTCCACTTCTGTAAAAGAAGGAAAGCTTCATGTCCTGCAACACCTGTCCAACTTGTGGAAGGACAAAACTCTATCAGACGTTACTTTCCACTGCGGTGAAGGGAAGTCTATCAAAGCTCACACCTTGATTGTGTCTTCCGCAAGTCCCACATTGGCCGCCATGTGTCAAAATGGCTTCGAAAAGGGCACGGACCGAATCATTCCAATCAAACTGACTAAGGCacacatttttgaaaatctcCTTCGCTACATCTACACCGGAGAAGTGGTCGCTGAAGAAGACGCAGATCTGGAAGAATTGCTAATCGCTGCTAAAGAGTACGCCGTCGAGTCTTTGAAACAAGAATGTGCAGCCCGTTTGTCAAGGTATTTAACGGTGGCAAATGCTACACGTTACCTCATTACGGCTCACAAGAATAATTCACCAAAGCTACACGAGGCGGCGCTAGATTTTATGTCGAAGAACGCCAGAGCCGTTTCTTCACGCCCGGATTGGCTGGACATGATGAAGACATATCCAGAATTACGTTATCAGACCACGCAGCTTATGCTGGGCCTGTGA